In Mixta intestinalis, the following are encoded in one genomic region:
- the ascF gene encoding PTS cellobiose/arbutin/salicin transporter subunit IIBC — translation MAKNHAAISRAILAAIGGDNNVVAVTHCMTRLRFVLNDSRAVNGAELKAIPGVMGVVQSEGQCQVIIGNTVSQAYAEVIKLLPASAQTRPEAPKGKLTLKRIGAGILDALIGTMSPLIPAIIGGSMVKLLAMILSMTGLFAKDSSTLAILNFIGDGAFFFLPIMVAASAAIKFKTNMSLAIAIAGVLVHPGFIELMAKAAQGQPVEFFGLPVTAVKYTYTVIPALCMTWILSWIEKWVDKITPAVTKNFLKPMLIVLIAAPIAIMLIGPIGIWIGSGISAVVYTIHHYLGWLSVAIMGALWPLLVMTGMHRVFTPTIIQTIAETGKEGMVMPSEIGANLSLGGSSLAVAWRTKNPELRQTALAAAASAIVAGISEPALYGVAVRLKRPLIASLISGFLCGTVAGLAGLASHSMAAPGLFTSVQFFDPANPMSIVWVFAVMALAIVISFITTLILGFEDIPVETPQKAVTPADWPTASQAVKSH, via the coding sequence CTCAAAGCTATCCCCGGCGTAATGGGCGTGGTACAAAGCGAGGGTCAGTGCCAGGTCATCATCGGTAACACCGTCTCCCAGGCCTATGCTGAAGTCATTAAACTGCTGCCTGCCAGCGCGCAAACCCGGCCCGAAGCGCCGAAAGGCAAACTCACGCTAAAACGCATCGGTGCGGGCATCCTTGATGCACTGATCGGCACCATGTCGCCGCTGATCCCGGCGATTATCGGCGGATCGATGGTAAAACTGCTGGCGATGATCCTCAGCATGACCGGCCTGTTTGCCAAAGATTCCTCTACGCTGGCGATCCTCAACTTCATTGGCGACGGCGCTTTCTTCTTCCTGCCGATCATGGTGGCCGCCTCCGCCGCGATAAAATTCAAAACCAACATGTCGCTGGCAATCGCTATCGCTGGCGTGCTGGTACACCCTGGCTTTATCGAACTGATGGCAAAAGCGGCGCAGGGGCAGCCGGTAGAATTCTTTGGGCTGCCCGTCACGGCGGTAAAATATACCTACACCGTTATACCGGCGCTCTGCATGACCTGGATCCTCTCATGGATCGAAAAATGGGTGGATAAAATTACTCCGGCCGTCACCAAAAACTTCCTTAAACCGATGCTGATCGTCCTGATCGCTGCACCGATCGCCATCATGCTGATCGGCCCGATCGGTATCTGGATCGGCAGCGGTATCTCAGCGGTGGTCTACACCATCCATCACTATCTTGGCTGGCTATCGGTGGCCATTATGGGCGCGCTCTGGCCGCTGCTGGTAATGACCGGTATGCACCGCGTCTTTACACCCACCATCATCCAGACCATCGCGGAAACCGGCAAAGAGGGCATGGTTATGCCCTCGGAAATCGGCGCTAACCTCTCGCTGGGCGGATCGTCGCTGGCGGTGGCCTGGCGCACCAAAAACCCGGAGCTGCGTCAGACCGCATTGGCTGCCGCTGCCTCCGCGATTGTGGCCGGGATCTCTGAACCGGCATTGTATGGCGTGGCGGTACGGCTCAAACGCCCGCTTATCGCCAGCCTGATTAGCGGCTTCCTCTGTGGCACGGTAGCCGGACTGGCCGGGCTGGCAAGTCATTCGATGGCGGCTCCGGGGCTGTTCACCAGCGTCCAGTTCTTCGATCCCGCTAACCCAATGAGCATCGTCTGGGTCTTTGCGGTGATGGCGCTGGCGATCGTTATCTCTTTTATCACCACCTTAATTTTGGGCTTTGAGGATATCCCGGTAGAGACGCCGCAAAAGGCGGTGACGCCTGCCGACTGGCCCACCGCTTCTCAGGCCGTTAAATCGCATTAA
- a CDS encoding 6-phospho-beta-glucosidase: METKFPAGFLWGGAIAANQAEGAWREGGKGPATVDMIPHGKDRLAVKLGQQKRFSWRDDEFYPSHEAIDFYHRYKEDIALMAEMGFTVFRTSIAWSRLYPQGDELTPNEAGIAFYRELFSECKKYHIEPLVTLCHFDMPMHLVKEYGAWRSRKTIDFFTRYARTCFEAFDGLVKYWLTFNEINILLHSPFSGAGLVFEEHEDPQQVKYQAAHHELIASALATKIAHEINPQNQVGCMLAGGNFYPYSCKPEDVWAALEKDRENLFFIDVQARGAYPAWTRRMFREQGIAIETLPGDDDILKHTVDFVSFSYYASRCASAEMNNGNTSAANVVKSLKNPWVEASEWGWGIDPLGLRITMNMMYDRYQKPLFLVENGLGAKDEPDASGNIHDDYRISYLREHIRALAEAIDDGIPVIGYTSWGCIDLVSASTGEMSKRYGFIYVDRDDQGKGTLARRRKKSFWWYKKVIASNGADLD, encoded by the coding sequence ATGGAAACCAAATTTCCCGCTGGATTTTTATGGGGCGGCGCGATAGCGGCGAATCAGGCCGAAGGTGCCTGGCGCGAGGGCGGAAAAGGCCCGGCAACGGTGGATATGATCCCGCATGGCAAAGATCGGCTGGCGGTCAAGCTGGGACAGCAAAAGCGCTTTAGCTGGCGTGACGATGAATTCTATCCTTCACATGAGGCGATCGACTTTTATCATCGCTATAAAGAAGATATCGCGCTGATGGCAGAAATGGGCTTTACGGTTTTTCGCACCTCGATTGCCTGGAGCCGCCTCTATCCGCAGGGCGATGAGCTGACGCCAAACGAAGCGGGCATCGCGTTTTATCGCGAGCTGTTTTCAGAGTGCAAAAAATATCATATCGAACCGCTGGTCACCCTCTGCCATTTTGATATGCCGATGCATCTGGTCAAAGAGTATGGTGCCTGGCGCAGCCGTAAAACCATCGACTTCTTTACCCGCTACGCGCGCACCTGTTTCGAGGCCTTTGACGGCCTGGTAAAATACTGGCTTACCTTTAATGAAATCAATATTCTGCTGCACAGCCCGTTTTCCGGGGCGGGGCTGGTATTTGAGGAGCATGAAGACCCGCAGCAGGTTAAATATCAGGCGGCGCATCATGAGCTGATCGCCAGCGCGCTGGCAACCAAGATCGCCCATGAGATCAATCCACAAAATCAGGTGGGCTGCATGCTGGCGGGCGGCAACTTCTATCCTTACTCCTGCAAGCCAGAAGATGTGTGGGCAGCGCTGGAAAAAGATCGGGAAAACCTCTTTTTTATCGACGTGCAGGCACGCGGTGCTTATCCCGCATGGACCCGCCGTATGTTCCGTGAGCAGGGGATCGCTATCGAAACGCTGCCGGGCGATGATGACATTCTGAAACATACCGTCGATTTCGTCTCCTTCAGCTACTACGCCTCACGTTGCGCTTCGGCAGAAATGAACAACGGCAATACCAGCGCCGCCAACGTGGTGAAATCGCTGAAAAACCCCTGGGTGGAAGCCAGCGAGTGGGGCTGGGGTATCGATCCCTTAGGGCTACGTATCACCATGAATATGATGTATGACCGCTACCAGAAACCCTTATTTCTGGTGGAAAACGGGCTGGGCGCAAAAGATGAGCCGGATGCCAGCGGCAATATTCACGATGATTATCGCATCAGCTATTTGCGTGAACATATTCGAGCGCTGGCGGAAGCGATTGATGATGGTATTCCCGTTATCGGTTATACCAGTTGGGGCTGTATTGACCTGGTTTCTGCTTCAACGGGAGAAATGAGCAAACGCTACGGCTTTATTTATGTCGATCGCGATGACCAGGGAAAAGGTACGTTAGCGCGCCGCCGTAAAAAATCGTTCTGGTGGTATAAAAAAGTTATTGCCAGTAACGGGGCCGATCTGGATTAA